The following proteins are encoded in a genomic region of Plasmodium coatneyi strain Hackeri chromosome 6, complete sequence:
- a CDS encoding KIR protein, with protein MGPPTTIAVTTIATLTEENLNQLPSKTIYKRLDTSTGTCADKTKEGKLKTTLQNAKVDGTTIGKIIGTLCYISNLQNTDENADDENFLYYWFGQKVATSKKNGNFVQIMNECKDIITTIGEEGYMPPFFPETYGTNEKDFQTWKTLFDYGNKDQEVIKQQLGEEEAGPTKQCNKAYHDYLQKIKDAYTTVRTNCMKKSGDKWNAWCTPFETYFHDYKTRNSLNLSCTKVDAAGAQLTGAKGSTNNTNNITPIAVSSTLATVGLPTLAFFLYKYDLLPLGIKNMFFGNNSSGNRRNRRNGRSTIGRHHFDNTFTEASSTFGAATNVSTVASTIGDSTTDGSTIYGGPTSRGRGRRNNKQQPQHKERQQQQQRQRNIRYQSM; from the exons ATGGGACCACCAACAACCATCGCCGTAACGACAATAGCAACCCTAACG gaagaaaatttgaaCCAATTACCTTCGAAAACAATTTACAAGAGACTGGATACCTCTACGGGGACGTGCGCGGACAAAactaaggagggaaaattaaaGACTACATTGCAAAATGCTAAAGTGGATGGAACAACTATTGGCAAAATTATAGGAACATTATGTTATATTAGTAATTTACAGAACACAGATGAGAACGCTGACGATGAGAATTttctctattattggttTGGACAAAAAGTGGCCACATCCAAAAAGAATGGgaattttgtacaaattaTGAACGAGTGTAAAGATATAATTACCACCATAGGGGAGGAGGGTTATATGCCTCCCTTCTTCCCAGAAACTTACGGTACTAATGAAAAAGATTTCCAAACATGGAAAACATTGTTCGACTATGGAAACAAGGACCAGGAAGTTATAAAACAACAATTAGGAGAGGAAGAGGCAGGACCAACGAAACAATGTAATAAAGCTTATCACGACTacctacaaaaaataaaggacgCCTATACAACTGTACGTACAAATTGTATGAAGAAAAGTGGGGACAAATGGAATGCTTGGTGTACTCCTTTTGAAACATATTTCCATGATTATAAGACGAGGAACAGTTTAAACTTAAGTTGTACTAAAGTAGATGCTGCAGGGGCACAACTTACAGGGGCGAAAGGGAGCACAAATAACACCAACAACATCACCCCTATTGCTGTATCCAGTACCCTTGCTacagtaggattaccaacattggcattctttctatataag TATGATCTTCTACCTTTGGGGATAAAAAACATGTTCTTTGGGAACAATAGCAGTGGCAATagaagaaacagaaggaacGGAAGATCAACCATTGGACGTCACCACTTTGACAACACATTCACAGAAGCCAGCTCAACATTCGGTGCAGCAACGAACGTCTCAACGGTAGCTTCGACAATAGGTGATTCAACAACGGATGGATCTACTATATATGGTGGGCCAACAtccagaggaagaggaagaagaaacaacaaacaacaaccacaacataaggaaagacaacagcaacaacagagacaaagaaatatacgcTATCAGAGCATGTAA